One Coffea arabica cultivar ET-39 chromosome 5c, Coffea Arabica ET-39 HiFi, whole genome shotgun sequence DNA window includes the following coding sequences:
- the LOC113689931 gene encoding uncharacterized protein, translating to MMTCQMKKHNLYGGLMEWFDFKDWETDPNVEEYVDDMLQNSYRQWRNTMHIDYKMLKAAGKDPLTSCPYDWIEQDEWKSMCDWFEDPIFKKKSEANTKNRAMLPYPHTGSSKSNHVRAQEMVPPSAIDAWTAAHIKKDGQFVNNTAKSLDDELKEERRQCIESGETVNEVKIMENVLGKRASRAKGLGMGVIPPQSSRKPESSANRALLEELKQCKEKIQCYEERIQAQDTQIQNLVQSQQGIQEMLQEFLIWKQKQCGGSS from the exons ATGATGACATGCCAAATGAAAAAACATAACCTATATGGTGGCTTGATG GAATGGTTTGACTTCAAAGATTGGGAAACTGATCCTAATGTGGAAGAGtatgtggatgacatgcttCAGAATAGCTACAGGCAGTGGAGGAATACTATGCACATAGATTATAAGATGTTGAAGGCAGCTGGAAAAGATCCACTTACCTCATGTCCTTATGACTGGATTGAGCAAGATGAGTGGAAaagtatgtgtgattggttcgAAGATCCTATATTCAAG AAAAAATCAGAAGCCAATACAAAGAACCGTGCCATGTTACCCTATCCGCACACTGGCAGTTCAAAATCAAATCATGTTCGAGCACAAGAGATG GTTCCACCAAGTGCAATTGATGCCTGGACTGCTGCTCACATAAAAAAGGATGGCCAATTTGTGAATAATACTGCAAAATCTCTCGAT GATGAGTTAAAAGAAGAGAGAAGGCAATGCATCGAGAGTGGAGAAACTGTCAATGAAGTAAAAATTATGGAAAATGTCCTAGGAAAGAGGGCTAGTCGTGCCAAAGGGTTGGGTATGGGGGTCATACCACCCCAATCTTCTCGCAAACCCGAATCTTCAGCTAATAGAGCACTACTTGAAGAACTAAAACAGTGCAAGGAGAAGATTCAATGCTATGAGGAGCGAATTCAAGCACAAGATACCCAAATCCAAAATCTTGTACAAAGCCAGCAAGGGATACAGGAAATGCTGCAAGAATTCCTCATTTGGAAACAGAAGCAGTGTGGAGGTTCTTCCTAG